One Desmodus rotundus isolate HL8 chromosome 10, HLdesRot8A.1, whole genome shotgun sequence genomic window, tatccccgcTATATGAATGCAAAACATAGACAGGATTGAAATAAACAGGTCCAGCCATGGTGTCAGAAGGAACCTGACCACAAAGATATCAACTATGAGTATAAATTTTATCCATTCTAGTCCTATACCACTTAAATCCACCATCTATGCAGATCGGGCAGGTCATTTAACACCACCTAGCTAATATTTGAACTAATCACTTAAAtgagcattatttcatttaattctcacaactgcCCTTTGGGTGCTTTTCTTATCTTCATTTCAGAGAACAAGAAGCTAAGGTTTAGAGAAGTTAAACAAGGTACCCAATATTTAACATGTCTGACTCTAGAACTGCTCTATTCTTTCCTGCTTTGTTCAATACACCTGTTAATCACCCTGCTTTTGTGAACATCAAAAACGATGTGTTCAAAAGCACCTTGTGGAACACTGAAACTTAATGTCAGTTAATAATCCCAAATCAGCTGAGGCCAGATAAAATTTCTTTAGAATACAGCCCatcataatattatttttaaatgtttacattgtTCTGGTTGCAAGCATTATTATCTCATGTAATTTTCATGCAAGCCCAAGAGGAAGGtcctgttttgatttttagatgtTAAATTACGAGTGTGAGCGACTCTGAAGCAATGAGGTAGTGCTGTCCAAAATACTGTATTCAGGTGAGCAAAAAATGCGGGCGCCGGAGGGATTTCTCAGGTCTCAAAAGCGGGCACAGGCCCAGCCACTTCGTTAGAGAGAACGAGACATGGTTTCAACAGCAATGGAGCCATTACTTTTGTTGAACAGGGATGTAAGAATTGTGCTACATTAGTGGAGCCCTCGAGGGAGGTGCAAATGAAAATCAGTTCAGGTTCACGACTGCTGGAGACGCACTAGGGCTTCCAGCCTCTCGCGACTTTTCCTCGAATGTCTGGGTAATTGCTGGAAGTCGGGCGCGGGCTTGGCTGGATCCAGATCTCTAGGGGTGAGTCACCTTTCTCCTGGGTGACTGGGATCGACCCTTACTCTGGAAATAAAAGATGtcacttttcttatttgttcagcAAACGTTTATTGAGCGCCTACCATTTCCCGGGTATACATTACGCGGCACCGACACCACCCAAGACCCAATGCTCGTTAGTCTCGGTGTCATTTGGTGTACACGGAGGGCTAGGGTGCCCCCGGCGTTCGCCCCATAGCCGAAGGCGAAGCCCGCAGCTGCAGCGCCCTGCTGGCGCGCGCCCGAGGGCGGTACAGCTCTAAGCACGTGCACACGCACGGGAACGCCGGGATCCCGCGTCCCCAGCGTTGAGCAGTCGCCAGGCGCGGGCGGGAGCTCAGGAGACGGAGCAGGAGGCGGGAGCTCTAGGCGGGGCGGGTGCCCGAGAGCAGCGCTCGTGCATACGCTCCTCTGCTCCCaaggccccgcccctgccccgccctcccctTCTCCCGCGCGCGGGCTCCGCGCGCCCCAAGCTGCGCGCGTGCGCGCGCGTGCGCAGGCAAGGGCCCTCATGGGGGCGGCCCCGTAGACTAACGAAAGCATCGCAAAGGCCCGGATTAACCCTTTCTCTGCTCGCCAATTTAGAGGCCCAGTTGGGTTCCGTGCCTGCGCAAGCCGGCGGCGCGCCTTCCTCCCAGCCCGCACCGCGCATGCACGGGAAGGGGGGGTTGCCAGTGGGGGTTTTCAAGGCCGGGTAGACATTCTGTGCTCGTGCAGGAGGAGGGCTGCTACCATCAGGGACGTGCACgatttccccccccaccccgccccctccccaaactaaaaaaaaaaaaatccaaaacacgcTGCCACCCACCGTGCCCCCGTGTCCCACGTCCATCCCGTCCCCGGCCTGCGTGCGAGCGCGGGGAGTCCACGGCGAGTGTCTGTGGCTGTGCCACGCTGCAGGTAAGCGCGGGCCGGGGGTGCGGAAGGGGCCCGGGCCATCAGCGAGGCGGGCACGGGGGCAGCCTGCGGCTGGTGCGGCGGGGCGGCCCGGAAGAAGCGCGTTCTCGCCACGCTCTGGGGCACCAGCCAGCTCCAGGATGTGCAGGCGGCCGGCGGCGGCGCGGTGCGAGCGGGAACGGGCGTGGGCCGGGGCTGGGCCGGGCGTGGGGAACGGGCGTTCTGGGTGCTGCGCAGGCCGGTGAGCAGGCTGGAACAGTAGCCGGGCGGCGGCCGCAGCGGCCCCGCGCGCGCGCTCGCCGAGCCTTGGTGGCAGAGTTCACGGCCGTTCTCGCTCGCATCTCCGCAGTGCTCCGCGGTGAGGGTTGGGACGGCCCGGAGCCCAGCGCCGAGTGTGGCCCTCCGGGCGCCGCCCCTCAGAGCCGGGGGCCCCACCGCACCGCCCCCATATGCCTGTGGAGGGGGCCGGGACCCCCACGCTCGCACTCCCGGGTGCGCCCGCCGAGCTTGGGAAGCCGGCCGcgcgccgcccccgcccccggccgcgggagggcgggggagggccCGGCGCGAGCCGGCCAGGGAGTGCGCGGGGCGCGAGCTCCGGGCTCGCGGGCGGTACGGGGCGCGGCGCGGCGCGGCGCGGGGCTGCGGAGACGGGCCACACGCCCGCTCCCGCTCGCTGCCGCTGCCGGGACCGCCGTGGGCTCTTCCTCTTGCGCTCGGAGCGGAGGCCAGAAGCTTGCGCGGGAAGCCTGATTATGAAAGGGAAAGTCACTCTTTCACCTTCCGGCTCCGAGGCCGGAGCTTTTGTTTGGGAAGAAATGCAAACGGCCTTATACACTCCCCCACTTTCCGGGCAGAAAGAAACGAGAGGATGGCTTGGAGAAGCTCTGGAGGCTGGATAGCTCTTGCGCTTCGTTCTCTTTCTTTATCCCCATCCCGAAGTTGCGAGCTTTGGACAGGGAAGTCGTGCCGCCGCCATTGTCGCGGCTGTTCTGGAGTCGAGGAGGCGGCTGGCTGTCTATGCAAGTTTGGCTGTGCTGGAGCCCCCACTCCCTGTTAAGGCGACTGGGTTCGCCAGCGGTGTTGAGAGCCGTAATAAAGGGGCAGCTTTGTTATGGAGGTGTAATTGAAGCTACAGTTTTCTCACCACTTACACATACTGGCAATGGGTATCCTCCAGTTTGACGCACCTGAACTTAGCAATTGGAACATCTCAGTAGAAAAAAAGTGGTCCTCAGAGACCTTGAGAGTGGAGGCCAGATAACACCCTGgccaaaaaaggcaaaaaaaaaaaaaaaaaaaaaattagcacacTGATCAATACGGCTGCTTCTCTCTCTAGTCCATGCACTTTTATCCCACAAGCCTTGAAATACAGTAGGAAGTGACCCGGTAGAAGTTTGGCCTGGttgctttttttttgggggggggggcggtgactACAGACCAGGTCCCATTTAAGAAAGAAAGTCTGAAGCATCCCTAGAACTAATTTTGCCCAATCCTCacactttgcagacaagaaaatTCCCTGCTGCTTTAAGGCAGCTGAGTGCTGTGTTTGCTTTTCTGTAGAGGGAACTTTTTGATAGTTTTCAGAATTTTGGTCTCGATTCGATTTTGCACTGCAGTTTCTGCGTAAGGCTGTTGCAGCCCAGTCCCTTATCTGTTCAGTAGGagaaactttttatatttttcaggatATTGGTCTGCAGGATGGAGTCCCTATGGTaagagttaaaattaaaaaaaaaaaaaagctaaaatctTTGAGCTTGTCTGTAGGGATACAGGTGGAAAACACCTAGAGTTCTCAGATGCAGGCTAAATGATGTGCTACATCATACAGAAGTGTAGGAAGAAGAAAGCAGCTACTGTTTCCTCCAATATTAACTGTTGGGTATGTGAACTTTTATAACTCtctctgtatttataaaaatagatatgCCCTCTATATGAGCCTAGAGGAAAATGTGGAGGGCTACATACCTAGCAGGAAATGGTTGGGGCAGGAGGCACTTTCTGGCCTTTTCTGATATCTATGTAGCTATCAACACCTGTACATGGGCTTTGTTTGTGAGGAGAAATTCTTTGGCAGCTCTCCAGTGCATCCTCTGATTCCGTGTGCAGTCTTTCCACACCCTCAGTGCTGCAGCCCTTACCTGTTCTCCTTCAATTCCGCTCAGAGCTGGACTTGATGCCGCCAGccaccctcctctctgtccccatcctGAAAATGGGTACATGTTCAAGTGGCAggacaagaaagaaaagtttatttttaaaaaacattcttgtTTTGAATTTGGGTTACAGGAAGATCCTACCTTACTCTtgtatgtccttttctcttgtagGACGGGCGTGCCCCTGATCAGTTATTCTGATCTGAAGAATTTGGTGTTTCAAGCATTAAGACAATAGCCTGAGTTGTTCATGGTAACTATAACTTTGGATATTAAATCTTGAAACTATGATTcagtgtttgctttaaaaaatatgtatataggtatatacacatatatcaattGTGTTAGCACTTATATTTCTCTGGGGGGAAATgtctattttcctcatttattttgtgttgaatgaaaggaaaacaatgtgtttgaaatgaaagcagaataaattattttggaaagatcaattttcatgccctggctgggtagctcagttgactagagcatcgtcctgatatgctaaggttgcaggttcaatgcctggtcaggacacatacaagaatcaacccatgaatgcataaataagtagaacaacaaactgatgtttctctctctttctctccctttctctctctctaagataaataaattagaatactttttaaaagtatcagTTTCTTTAATGTTGTGACAGATGTCCTTTGTGCCAGTTCTAAATTCCTTTTGCTTGTAAAATACTTGCAGCCCTTGTCAAGTACATCTAATCTTGAAGACATTTTTGTCTGGATGCAGATAGATTGGCATCCAGGGGGAATGAAGCTGCTTATCGCCTGTCTTCCCAAATGTCACCGGATTCTTTGAGGGTCATATTAAACCTAAGCTCTCATTCATTGGCCCAAAACCAGTGTGGAAAAACTAGAAGACAACACCAAATGGAATATTTAGGCAGTGATACCCCTTTCTAGCTCTGCAACCCTGATTTGTCAGTTCTGTCTAGGAAGTAGAACACTGAACGCTGTTAGTTGTTTTACTGAGTCTTTCTCTGCATGAAAATAGAGTAGGTGCACCAGACAGGTCTAGTGGATCTTTGCCTCAGAACTGTTTCTTAAACCTTGAAACCGAATTGTCATTATTACCTCTACTTGTCAGGAATCACAGGTTTTGGAGCTGGATTGCCTGAAATTGAGTCCAGCTCTCCACTAAATAACTAGAATATTGGGCAGGTTGCCAACCTCATCTATGAGGTGGAGATAATAATACCTGTCGCATGGGTTTGTTTGATCATTACATTTGTGAAGACATGCAAAGCACATAGAACAACGCCTGGTATGTATTACGTGCTTAGTAAAAGTTGGCCATAATTATAACTAGGCAAATACTTTGTAAACTGAAATGAAATAGAAGTAACAATATGGAAATCCCTCAGATGGGATGTCTTTTCTACTGATGCTTAAACCACTCATAATGACTTTTTGAAATTGTTCGGTACTGAAGATGGATCAGGAAATGAAAatctgtctgttttctgtatgAAAAAGTGTTATTCATAATTatcaaactttctttttaaaaattttttgtaggAGTTTTTCATCAGTATGTCTGAAACCATTAAATATAATGACGATGATCATAAAACTCTGTTTCTGAAAACACTAAACGAACAGCGCCTGGAAGGAGAGTTTTGTGATATTGCTATTGTCGTTGAAGATGTGAAATTCAGAGCACACAGGTGTGTTCTTGCCGCCTGCAGCACCTACTTTAAGAAGCTCTTTAAGAAGCTCGAGGTTGATAGCTCTTCAGTCATAGAAATAGATTTTCTTCGTTCTGATATCTTTGAAGAGGTCCTGAACTACATGTACACAGCAAAGATTTCCGTGAAAAAAGAAGATGTTAACTTAATGATGTCATCAGGTCAGATTCTTGGTATCCGATTTTTGGATAAACTCTGTTCTCAGAAGCGTGACGTGTCTAGTCCTGATGAAAATAATGGCCAGTCCAAAACTAAGTATTGCCTCAAAATAAATCGCCCCATTGGAGATGCTGCTGATACACAGGATGATGATGTGGAAGAAATTGGAGATCAAGATGACAGCCCCTCTGATGACACCGTAGAAGGCACCCCGCCGAGTCAGGAGGACGGCAAGTCGCCTACAACTACGCTCAGGGTTCAGGAAGCGATCTTGAAGGAGCTGGGGAGTGAGGAAGTTCGAAAAGTAAATTGCTACGGCCAGGAAGTAGAATCCATGGAGACCCCAGAATCGAAAGATTTGGGGTCCCAGACTCCTCAAGCCTTAACATTTAATGATGGAATGAGTGAAGTGAAGGATGAACAGACACCAGGCTGGACGACTGCTGCCAGTGACATGAAGTTTGAGTATTTGCTTTACGGCCATCATCGGGAGCAGATCGCCTGTCAGGCATGTGGTAAGACCTTTTCTGACGAAGGCAGATTGAGGAAACATGAAAAACTCCACACAGCGGACAGGCCATTTGTTTGTGAAATGTGTACAAAAGGTTTTACCACACAGGCCCACCTAAAAGAACACCTAAAAATCCACACGGGATATAAGCCCTACAGTTGTGAGGTGTGTGGAAAGTCATTTATTCGTGCCCCAGACCTAAAGAAGCATGAGAGGGTTCACAGTAATGAAAGACCGTTCGCATGTCACATGTGTGACAAAGCCTTTAAACACAAGTCCCACCTCAAAGATCATGAACGAAGACACAGAGGGGAAAA contains:
- the LOC128779355 gene encoding protein VASP homolog, encoding MAAARLPCFPRKLLASAPSARGRAHGGPGSGSERERACGPSPQPRAAPRRAPYRPRARSSRPAHSLAGSRRALPRPPAAGGGGGARPASQARRAHPGVRAWGSRPPPQAYGGGAVGPPALRGGARRATLGAGLRAVPTLTAEHCGDASENGRELCHQGSASARAGPLRPPPGYCSSLLTGLRSTQNARSPRPAQPRPTPVPARTAPPPAACTSWSWLVPQSVARTRFFRAAPPHQPQAAPVPASLMARAPSAPPARAYLQRGTATDTRRGLPALARRPGTGWTWDTGARVRVDPSHPGER
- the ZBTB14 gene encoding zinc finger and BTB domain-containing protein 14, which produces MEFFISMSETIKYNDDDHKTLFLKTLNEQRLEGEFCDIAIVVEDVKFRAHRCVLAACSTYFKKLFKKLEVDSSSVIEIDFLRSDIFEEVLNYMYTAKISVKKEDVNLMMSSGQILGIRFLDKLCSQKRDVSSPDENNGQSKTKYCLKINRPIGDAADTQDDDVEEIGDQDDSPSDDTVEGTPPSQEDGKSPTTTLRVQEAILKELGSEEVRKVNCYGQEVESMETPESKDLGSQTPQALTFNDGMSEVKDEQTPGWTTAASDMKFEYLLYGHHREQIACQACGKTFSDEGRLRKHEKLHTADRPFVCEMCTKGFTTQAHLKEHLKIHTGYKPYSCEVCGKSFIRAPDLKKHERVHSNERPFACHMCDKAFKHKSHLKDHERRHRGEKPFVCGSCTKAFAKASDLKRHENNMHSERKQVTPSAIQSETEQLQAAAMAAEAEQQLETIACS